The following are encoded together in the Streptomyces rapamycinicus NRRL 5491 genome:
- a CDS encoding acetyl/propionyl/methylcrotonyl-CoA carboxylase subunit alpha: protein MRKVLIANRGEIAVRVARACRDAGIASVAVYADPDRDACHVRAADEAYALGGDTPAASYLDQAKVLAAAAESGADAVHPGYGFLSENAEFAQAVLDAGLTWIGPPPHAIRDLGDKVAARHIAQRAGAPLVAGTPDPVSGAEEVVAFAEQHGLPIAIKAAFGGGGRGLKVARTMEEVPELYDSAVREAVAAFGRGECFVERYLDKPRHVETQCLADTHGNVVVVSTRDCSLQRRHQKLVEEAPAPFLTEDQNTQLYTASKAILKEAGYVGAGTVEFLVGNDGTISFLEVNTRLQVEHPVTEEVTGIDLVREMFRIADGEAIGYDDPPMRGHSFEFRINGEDPGRNFLPAPGTVTSFVPPTGPGVRLDAGVESGSVIGPAWDSLLAKLIVTGATRKQALQRAARALAEFQVEGMATAIPFHQAVVKDPAFTNEPFTIHTRWIETEFNNTIAPFTPTGADETEEPTGRETVVVEVGGKRLEVSLPASLGVATAPAGGSKKPKRKAVKKSGSAASGDALASPMQGTIVKVAVGEGDTVAEGDLVVVLEAMKMEQPINAHRAGTVKGLAAEVGASLTSGAVICEIKD from the coding sequence GTGCGCAAGGTGCTCATCGCCAACCGTGGCGAGATCGCTGTCCGTGTTGCCCGTGCCTGCCGGGATGCCGGGATCGCGAGCGTAGCCGTCTACGCCGATCCGGACCGGGACGCATGTCATGTGCGCGCGGCCGATGAGGCCTATGCGCTGGGCGGTGACACCCCGGCGGCCAGCTATCTCGACCAGGCCAAGGTCCTGGCCGCGGCCGCCGAATCCGGCGCCGACGCCGTCCACCCCGGCTACGGATTCCTCTCCGAGAACGCCGAGTTCGCCCAGGCCGTCCTCGACGCCGGCCTGACCTGGATCGGCCCCCCGCCACACGCCATCCGCGACCTGGGCGACAAGGTCGCCGCCCGCCACATCGCCCAGCGCGCCGGCGCCCCCCTCGTCGCCGGCACCCCCGACCCCGTCTCCGGGGCCGAGGAGGTCGTGGCCTTCGCCGAACAGCACGGCCTGCCCATCGCCATCAAAGCCGCCTTCGGCGGCGGCGGCCGCGGCCTGAAAGTCGCCCGCACGATGGAAGAGGTCCCCGAGCTCTACGACTCCGCCGTCCGCGAAGCCGTGGCCGCCTTCGGCCGCGGCGAATGCTTCGTCGAGCGCTACCTGGACAAGCCCCGCCACGTCGAGACCCAGTGCCTGGCCGACACCCACGGCAACGTCGTCGTGGTCTCCACCCGCGACTGCTCCCTCCAGCGCCGCCACCAGAAACTCGTCGAAGAGGCCCCCGCCCCCTTCCTCACCGAGGACCAGAACACCCAGCTCTACACCGCCTCCAAAGCCATCCTCAAGGAGGCCGGATACGTCGGCGCGGGCACCGTCGAGTTCCTCGTCGGCAACGACGGCACCATCTCCTTCCTCGAGGTCAACACCCGGCTCCAGGTGGAACACCCGGTCACCGAGGAGGTCACCGGCATCGACCTGGTCCGCGAGATGTTCCGCATCGCCGACGGCGAGGCCATCGGCTACGACGACCCGCCGATGCGGGGGCACTCGTTCGAGTTCCGCATCAACGGCGAGGACCCGGGCCGCAACTTCCTGCCCGCCCCGGGAACCGTGACCTCCTTCGTCCCGCCGACCGGCCCCGGTGTCCGGCTGGACGCGGGCGTGGAGTCCGGCAGCGTCATCGGCCCCGCGTGGGACTCGCTGCTGGCCAAGCTGATCGTCACCGGCGCCACCCGGAAGCAGGCCCTCCAGCGCGCGGCCCGCGCCCTGGCCGAGTTCCAGGTCGAGGGCATGGCCACCGCGATCCCGTTCCACCAGGCGGTAGTGAAGGACCCGGCGTTCACCAACGAGCCGTTCACCATCCACACCCGCTGGATCGAGACCGAGTTCAACAACACCATCGCCCCGTTCACCCCCACCGGGGCCGACGAGACCGAGGAACCCACCGGCCGCGAGACGGTCGTGGTCGAGGTCGGCGGCAAGCGGCTGGAGGTCTCGCTGCCCGCTTCCCTGGGCGTGGCCACCGCCCCCGCGGGCGGCTCGAAGAAGCCGAAGCGCAAGGCGGTCAAGAAGTCCGGCTCCGCCGCCTCCGGCGACGCCCTGGCCTCCCCGATGCAGGGCACCATCGTCAAGGTCGCCGTGGGCGAGGGCGACACCGTGGCCGAGGGCGACCTCGTCGTGGTCCTGGAGGCCATGAAGATGGAACAGCCCATCAACGCCCACCGCGCGGGCACGGTCAAGGGTCTGGCCGCCGAGGTCGGCGCGTCCCTCACCTCGGGCGCGGTCATCTGCGAGATCAAGGACTGA
- a CDS encoding alpha/beta hydrolase, which translates to MGLTSRSLEYVMIALAVACAGLTLWLWPRFAGRGVRAWAGRLAALAVTQCAIVAALALAVNSAFQFYGSWDELLGEDDAAPAALSRVQGGAAGPVGASGGLVRPAPPQGLNTVHGLPSGPPAEAGKVESVRILGRRSQVANPAYVYLPPQYFQRQYARQRFPVIVAISGYPGGSFLLAQHLRLPQTAGGLIRTGSLQPAVIVMVRPTIAPPRDTECVDVPGGPQAETYFARDLPEALRASYRIGHDPSAWGVLGYSSGGTCALQLTLRHPRVYGAAAALSPDYRVVNDPTTGDLFGRGPAGERRKREHDVLWRLRHLPQPQVSVLVASSRRGEPDYGATRDFLAAVRPPMSAQSIILDRGSHNFRTWRRELPTALRWMNGQLTFPQDVVHGR; encoded by the coding sequence ATGGGACTGACCAGTCGATCACTCGAGTATGTGATGATCGCCCTCGCCGTGGCGTGCGCGGGGCTGACGCTCTGGCTGTGGCCGCGCTTCGCGGGCCGGGGCGTACGGGCCTGGGCGGGCCGGCTGGCCGCCCTCGCCGTGACCCAGTGCGCGATCGTGGCCGCCCTGGCCCTCGCGGTGAACAGCGCCTTCCAGTTCTACGGGTCCTGGGACGAACTGCTGGGCGAGGACGATGCGGCACCGGCGGCCCTGTCCCGTGTGCAGGGCGGCGCCGCGGGGCCGGTCGGGGCGTCGGGCGGTCTGGTGCGGCCCGCCCCGCCGCAGGGGCTGAACACGGTGCACGGACTGCCGAGCGGGCCGCCCGCCGAGGCGGGCAAGGTGGAGTCGGTGCGGATCCTGGGCCGCCGCAGCCAGGTGGCCAACCCGGCGTATGTCTATCTGCCGCCGCAGTACTTCCAGCGCCAGTACGCCCGGCAGCGCTTCCCCGTGATCGTGGCGATCAGCGGCTACCCCGGCGGATCCTTCCTGCTGGCCCAGCATCTGCGGCTGCCCCAGACCGCGGGCGGGCTGATCCGCACCGGGTCGCTGCAACCGGCCGTCATCGTGATGGTGCGGCCCACCATCGCCCCGCCCCGCGACACCGAGTGCGTGGACGTCCCCGGCGGCCCCCAGGCCGAGACGTACTTCGCCCGGGACCTGCCGGAGGCGCTGCGGGCGAGCTACCGGATCGGCCATGACCCCAGCGCCTGGGGCGTACTGGGCTACTCGTCGGGCGGCACCTGCGCCCTTCAGCTGACCCTGCGTCATCCCCGTGTCTACGGCGCGGCCGCGGCCCTGTCGCCCGACTACCGCGTGGTCAACGACCCCACGACCGGCGACCTCTTCGGCCGGGGCCCGGCGGGCGAGCGCAGGAAGCGGGAGCACGATGTGCTGTGGCGGCTGCGCCATCTGCCTCAGCCGCAGGTGTCGGTGCTGGTGGCCTCCAGCCGCCGGGGCGAGCCCGACTACGGCGCCACCCGCGACTTCCTGGCCGCGGTCCGGCCGCCGATGAGCGCGCAGTCGATCATCCTGGACCGGGGCAGCCACAACTTCCGCACCTGGCGCCGCGAACTGCCCACCGCCCTGCGGTGGATGAACGGTCAGCTGACCTTCCCGCAGGACGTGGTGCACGGCCGCTGA